The Dermacentor silvarum isolate Dsil-2018 chromosome 7, BIME_Dsil_1.4, whole genome shotgun sequence genomic sequence GCCTTGCAAGTTGTTTTTACGAACACTCTTAAGAAAAAGCTGCTCTGAACCTGCAGCATCACGGTCCAGTTCATGACAAACTTGGGGTGTCAGTTACGCGAGGCATTTTTGACTCTCGCAATGGTGCCCAAGGCTCAAGCTCATCTGGACAACTTGCCGAGAAACTATTTGCCCATGCGCTTTAGCTGACACAGTTGGGCAAGCTTATCAGACCTGTATGAAATTGTAGGTGGGCTTCATTGTGTGTTCTGACCACCTGTGCTTATTGATATTATTTTCGCTATTTCTAATGGTTGCTTTGCTGTTGACAATCCAGGGGCTGTCAACATTTTGCCGGCTACTTAGCTGGCTAGTAAAAATTTTTGGCGTTTCTTTGTGAAGTGAGCTTCATGGCTGGTTTTTGTGTTGCCTGTTCCCTCTGTATTTACTTACCCTGTCCACCAGTTGTCTCTTCTTTCCAGTGCAGTTCTCCTTTTGGCTTGACGGCAAGGCATGGTGTTTGCCTGTAGGTTTTGTTGGGGAGGAAAGTAATAGAAGTTTGGGGAGGGGCAAAATCAGCAAAATCATTTCTCACAATTGTGTTTCGATTAGTCATTTTGGCTGTTTCCTAGTATGCAAATCTATCTGTACAGACCGTTTAATGGTTGCTGTTTCCAGGACAGTTTTTGCATAGGCAGGTTACGTCTTGGTTAGGACGCCTTCGTTTGCATACAGTATGTCACCCAACTTGTTCCCACGTCATCCACACACCTAGCCTACCGTCTTAGCAGCTGTGCGTGTCGTGTGATAGGCCTGCGTCATTGTGGGTCACAGTGACATCTCTGCGTATGGTGGCTGTGGTATGTGTGCATTTGTGCTTGAAGCTGTGTGGTTGTCACGGAGAGACGGCCACAATTTGGCGCAACTTGCCGAAGAATACACAAAGCAGGGCTGTGGTCTTTGGATTAAAGGATATTCAAGCTTGTGCACTTTTCGCAAGGTACAGGCATGTGTCTTGCATTGCACATGCTGAAAAACTGCACCTCTGACTCGAAGTAGTTCCAAGGAGCTTTCCGGCaagcctcacttctgcagccaatCTTTGCCCAGGTTGTCTCGCTTTGAACAATTCAGTGCTGATGGATTCTGCCGCGTTGCCTCTTTCCGCTTGGCTATGCGGAGGCAATGGTTGAACTCTGCAGCGGTGAAATGTTTAGAACGAGCTCCTCCGTTCATCTAACCACAATGTGTGAAGCTGTGGGACGAAAAAAATACTGAATACAGTGAGTAGATGTGGCACTAGTTTTGCATAATTGCAGAGCACTGAATTGGCCTTCGTAGTGAATTTCTATTGTATGCACATGTAGTTTGCCATCGGACTAGTTtttcgtttgttctttctttttgaagCTGTTCGTACTAGGAGTGTAAACCGCCTGTAAAATATCTTGCTCTTGTTCAGAAAGGTACTACTACTGCTGTTGGTGTACAGTTCTAGTAAGTCAAATAACCACTCCCTATAAACGACTTTGCCATGTCTGTTTTGAAGGGGCGGGGAGGGTACCGGGAGGGATGGCAAATAAAATGCGTCACAACAGAGTCTGCAATGTTGCTTCATGGGGAGAAATCTAAGTGTGTTCATTTTCGCGAGGGCCTGGGATGTTGCGTAGCCATAGACATTTCGAGGCTCATTTGCGATGTAATGGACGTGAGCTGTGGCCAAGTCTTGCCGTGCCCAGCGCTAGAGTCTAGATGCAGTGGATGCCCATCAATTTTGTTGGGGGTGGGGTTCAACGAAGAAAGCACGGCACAGCAGTGCCTTTCACTGGTTACTGGCTCCACTGCAGTGGTATTCGTGCCCATTGACGCGGCTTGCAGTGTGTAGCGGCCACTTGGAAGCGTGAGGTTGTTAAGAGGCATGTCTTTCTCCTTTCAAAAGAGGTTAATAAACAGTTGGGAAAGAAAACTGGTCCACTGTCTTACTTTTTCTACATCAAGCACGTTATGCTTGCGATTTTGCCAAATTAGTTCTAGTGAACTGCTGACAAAAGTACGGGACTGATTCAGCCTGACCAGTTGTGTGTTCACTGTACAGTTTCGTTCATAGCGTCTACTTGCCATATTTGCACATTCAAATGTGGTGAAATTGGTCCTGTTATATTGGCAGAGTAAAAATAAAAAGCATGTTTGCACTCGCTACAACTTGGTGCTCAAGAGAGCAATATaaagttgaacccggatatatcgaacctgcttcaacgaattattgtgcatatcgaacagctgtaaaatcccgtAGAAAATTTCATGCAAATGTACAGGGGTGATGCACGCGTATGTAGAATGCCCGTttaccagcacattcgatatatcatCGAATGTGGCGCCACATCGAAGACCTCAAAGTGCGCTTTGTAAGTTCttgcacctggaggtggagaagagtgTGCAGGCAGTTGAGCTCGTCGAGCTGTTCGGCTGAGCCCATGTGCTACCTCGGTCGTCGACATTCCTTTCCGATTTCCGTTGCGttgtcgtgtgggttgagtgcctattcgcGAGTTCATTTTCTGCCAGCGATGGCTGCTGCAAGTGTGAAGAAAAGAATCAATTTGGACTTCGCAATAAAATTGAAAGTGATTCAGCAATTTTTTGCAGGCAAATTACAGGGTTTCTACAAACCTGGAATTGTCAGGGAATTTCGACTTGTCTGGAAAAGTCGGGGGAATTGTCAGGGAATTTGTCAAAAACTGGCGAGGTCATGGAAATTGACAGACTGAAGTCTGTGCGAAGGTACCTTTCGGAGTACTCGTCGTGGATCAGGGCAGCGCCAGACGACACCAGTAGGGCTGAATGCAAACTATGCCACAAGCATTGCCAtatgttgggcgtgttggtaaactgAAAGCATATTTAGCGCCAGCGGACAAGCACTGGAGGGAGACGACGACACAATGCGTTAACTTCAACTTTATTTCCGTGCCACAAGACTTTCTCACTCGGCATCATGGGCAACACAGCAGTCGCCAGCCACGCTGCAAGCATAGAACGACAATCCACTATGAGCTCGTTGCAAAGTGCTAGCCAGATGAACCTTGACACATATTTTAGTGCTGGACTCGACTTTAGTCTGCCTGTGCCATGACTGCTACTACTGAACGTGCCCTTGCAGTACATAGCACGAGCACCGAAAGCGATCCTGCGAAGCCTCTGGCCGTCGCGCCAGACATGAAAGCTTCTGTAAGCAGTTTCGTGGTGAAAAAATTTCACGAAAGCTGAAATTGTTTGGTGCCTGAGCGCTGAAGCAATACATGGATCATTTCATTCAGCAGCAGCGTCTGCCACACTTTCCCCCCTTATGTTTCCTCACGTGCAACATCGCGAAGAAAATTCAACTTGGGAATGACAAAGTTGGCTACACAATTTGTCACGGTATTGCCCCATACTTCCGAAACAGGCTGCTGTTGAAGCTTGATGGTGTGTCACACGTGGTTGTGGCTTTTGACGAGTCCCTGAACAAATTTGCGCAAAAGGAGCAAATGGATGTATTAGTCAGGTTCTGGGACCCAGCTGATGCCAGCGTGAAAACCCGCTACCTGATGTCATGTTTTTATGCCATACATGTGCAGAAGATTTAGCAGCGGCATTCAGAAAACCATTTAGAACAATGAGCAGGCAAGATTCCTACAAATATCAATGGACGGCCCGAACATTAATTTGAAGTTGTGGTATTCCTTCGCAGcatataccgtatagactcgtgtaagggctgcactttATTTTCACAGTTTTGATGCGGTGCGGCCCTTACTCTGAAATCTTGCTAAGCAGGCTTGTGGCTACCGATATCAGCCCGTAAAGTGAGGTCACTGGTAAGCTCATCATGAATGCAGGGACATGTTTAACAAGCACAAATGGTAGGTTACAATTTTACTAGCCTGTTCGTTGACAGCAGGTTATTGGTGGATAATAATAGCAGGGGTTTGTTTGATTCATGACGTGTGCAAAAACCCATAGCTTGCACTCTTGCTCTTTTTATGTCGGTAACGCCAATGCCTGCATCGAAGCGCAATTGAGCAGCCAGTTCTAATGCCGCACACAACTTTCGTCTCTAGCACGGTGATTTCTGAATGCTCTGCTCAGCTGCATAAGAACAGTCGGGGAATACGCTTAGAATtgtcagggaaaacctggaaaagtCGGGGAATTTGGAAAAAGTAATTTGGTAGACACCCTGAAATAAATTGTGCTTGCTgttcccccctccctcctcctccccctgagttgcgtgcagtaacttaGCGGCCCTCAGATGCACCAATCAGTAAGCTGCCGTTTGCCTcggggcctattattttatatatcaaacttttttgtgatccccttcagattcgatatatccgggttcgactgtagtagcAACGTATTTGGTTGCCGCTAGTAATCGCTACATGTGACAGTATGAATGTGGGCTGTAACTATTTCTCATTTAGTAGGCGTCTAGTGCAACATGAACTAATAGTAGTTGCCTTATAAAGTGCTTGTCTTGTCGCCATTTCTCCGGTTACGCTGTTTCATAAAACAAGGTTGCACCAACTCATCCGACATTGTTTTGTAGTTATCGCATCACTTAGCAATGTTCTTTACAATATTTTGGGAATGTTTGCCATGTTGCATGTGTCAGTTGCGTGTACATTGTCATGGCACCACTTCAGTTCGGCTTACTTTGCATTATTATTTGCCACTACAGTGATATTGCACTGGTAAATGATGTAAGTAGGCCACAGCGTGTTGACGTGGCGATAAGTAATGATGGTGTTACTGGAACAAAAGCTCTTAATTGTATCAACCAGAATATCTTGCTCTCGATCACCTGCAAGCGCACCTGATCTCTACTCACGTTGCTAGCTGTCAGCACAGCCTGCACTGGTCTACCAGTTCGATGACAAGGCAGGTGAACTACAAAGCCATGGCTTGCAATCACTGGCAGCAAGCATGCGATAAGAACAGGCCTAGCGTTACAGTTGTCCTTTATCATGGTGTTACCACAGTCTCTGGTAAAAGATGGCTGCCGCTTAGAATAGCTGTAAATTCTGGTCTATGAATCTTTTTTTAAACAATAAGGTACAAATGTCAGAAAAAGTATTCTCCTGACAAAAAGATATCCAAATTGTAGAAATGTAAGCAAAAGCACTAAATCCTAACATTCAGCACGCACTTGCGTGTGGCTGAGCAACATTCTGTGAAGCATTTAGTTCATATTATACAAGATATGCATTTCGACTCATTTGCATGGTTGGACACTGGTTATGCGAAAGCCAGCATGCTATATTGAACATGTGTTAACATAGTTTGTGGAGGTTATACCTGGCATAGTATCTCATCTTCCAATTTGCACGTGGCACGAGACTTTGTGGAgattgtcacacacacacacaaggacaAAGAAGAAAACCACAAATGTAAGCGCCGAGTTGGCATAGGAAAAGCCATGAAATGTAGAAGGAACCCTATACTCGTGTATTCTCAGCATAGCAGAACAGAGCTGCATTGCTGCTTAGAAAGCACATGCTTATGGAGCTAGTTGGTGCACACTTGGAAACTGCTAATGGAGGGTCACCTCAGGCATACATTTATTATCAACAGACGGCAATTATGAGCTACATATTGGGCTGAAAGTGTGTCCTTCCGTTAACAAGAATTTCAAAGAATTCTCATAAGATGTACAAAATTGCACAGTGGTGTGGGGAATCGTAGCAGCACTTATGCGACTTCAAGACAAGCACTTGAACGTATGCGACACGTGTGCCTTCTGCTACGATCAACCATTGCAAGCTACAAAATGGGCTGGGTAGAACGATGCACAGTAGGAATGAAAGTGCTTTAGACAGCAGGTGTGAGGCCAGGGATCAGTACAAAAAGCTTTGTGCCAGCTGTCGCTGCCAGTGCAGTATGCCTCCGTACAAAAATTTCTGGCAGAACCCACCTTGTGGTTaacgtcgacgttaatgcgattagtacaaaagcaatgtagtgacactgCCGAGACGCGTCATGCCTGAAGTTTTAACTGCAGCCTGGCTCGTTCCGCTTCCCTCTAGACGAGCTGCCCCATCTAGTGGCAGTGCTGCGAAGTCTGCGCCTGGCCTCCGAGATGAGTGGCGCGCCGCTGCATACGAACGCTGAAAATTGTTCCCTCGCTGCCCACGCACCTTCGTGGCACAGTTATTatgcatcgggctgctgtgcttgaggaacATGTGTGACACGTGTTCGATTCCAACCAGCACCGCTGAAATTTGGaaggaattttttttcattgaagagcgacgcGAAAAAGGTTAGATATGGCCGTACCagatacatacatatatgcataccACAAATTGAGTGCAGTTccccaagaatgctaatcgcattaaaaatgaAGACACTCATCATGGCATCAACAGTTCAACAGCCGCTGCTCGGGCGTTTGCGTCCCCTGACCGTGGCCGAAAAGGCAGACGCTTGAAAAGCAGCAGCACGAAATTGGATGCGCTctttgaaaaaataaataataaaataaaaataaatgataggcaGAAGATAGTGCAGAAGCTcgaaaagtagcagtttcgcccgaaaggcgaagcatcgattgcgatagcaaattagtagacagctatacaaagcgaggatagtagttttatcggccatataaacttgtacacattcactcactaactaaattaacaagcatgtacGTGTCatgtgcacacaagcaaacatgaacacccCTCACTCGATGACCTGCCTTGTCTATCAGTAATGCATAGGATAGCATAGAAAGGCTTGATTTTGCCATTCAACAGGTGGCACCACCGtgccatacatttttttttttattggtctGGCGTTGCTGCAGGTACCACATACTTATGATTCACTCTAGACAAAAACAGGCAAAGTAATGTGCCAAGATGTGGAACAGAAGTGTGTACATTGTAAATGGCACGTTCGTAAATTAGCAGTTCCTCGGTGCATACTTGCATACTTTGCACTGTGTTACACGCTTGCAAGTCATGCAACTTGTGCATCTGCAAACTGCGGCAAATCTTTGACTTGCGGCCTTGTGATGCTCCTTTCATTCTGAAGTGAGTTCCTGTGCTCTAAATTTACTGCCAGCAGGCAGCACTCGCAGCGAGATGCCTATGGGTAGTAAACCTTAAAAACATATATATGGACTGTAGGCCGACATAGACTTTACTGCACTGCAAATTTTCATGCACAATGGCGGTGCAATCCAACCTCGCAGTTAATGTTGGGCGCAATGTAGTGTCTGCCAACACATTTGGCTTCTCAAGGCATCTGAATACCAAGGCTCGATTCCCCAGCAATCCCTACATTGACTTTTTTCCAGATAGAATGTGTTGGTCACCAGAAGGCGCGTCCCCTTGAAAGAGGCATTTGCTTTTGCAGAAAGGCATGTGACAACCAGAGAACCTGATTGCATTGtaacaaaatgttttttttttttccaggaacgAACAACAGTTAGAAGCGCAACATGTGTGTTTTGTTTGCTCCATTTATTGTGTGCTATTCCACATTTTAGTTTTAAAAATCACGTGAAACCTTGTTTGTGGCCCACATGTAAGTTGCCTTCATTGCAGTGTTGTAATGTGAAAAGTAGGGCACATGCATGTGCAAACATGACATGCAGCCGCTGCCAGTGTACAAAACGGAACATtctaaaaaaaaatggggggggggggggggttacatgacaaaaccacgatttgattatgagataTGCATTAGGGGGAGActtgggattaattttgaccacctggatcAAATGTGCACCTAAAAATAaatacacaggcgtttttgcatttcgcttccattgaAATGCCGCCACAGCCAGGGGCCAACCCATGACCTtgagcttagcagcacaatgtCAAAACACAGAAAAGCAAACAGCCATAAGAACCAACAACTACACAGTGAACTACGCAGTTTTATATCACATTAGCTGTAtatacaaaggctgtacatacaGGCGTTTGTTTACGCATCACAAGTCAACAGATCAGCTGGCTGCCTCGCGAGCAGCAAAGTGGGCGGAGACCCAGGCCAGTCCCCACTTGAGGTTGGTGAGCATGAACTTGAGAGCCTTGGTCCACTGCTCTTCGGAGTTAAACTGGATCTTGATGGAGCACGACTGGCCGGTGCTGCTGTCCTCGATCTTGCCCTTGTCTATCCGGTAGGGAAGGCAGAAGTTGGAGTCCATCTTGCTCACCTGCACCGTTGCAGAGCAGATGCGTTCAGGTCAGAACAGCAGCACATGCATGTCCCCAACACGCTGTCCTCAACAGCTCGTTTGAGGTTTCATTAACAGACAGGTCCATCTTGTGTAAATGGGAGTGCAATGTGCGAGTTTTACTACTGAAGTAAGGAGTTTTTTGCACATACAGGGATGACACACAGATACGGAGGATGAACAGAAAACACACAACTTATGCAGTCTGTTACTTTCTCATATCTGCATGAAGTCTCCAGCTGTACAAAAGCCGTATGGATTACTGACAAAGCTGCCTTCATGTACCAGAACCTACGAAGGATTTCCGTAATTCCACTCAAACTCATTATTTACGGCATGTAAAGTTAAGCTAAGGCATGGTGTTGCTAAACATATGGCAGCATTTCTGCTTTACATTTGCCTCTAATGCCACAAACAACATTACTTAGATGATTGGGAGATGGTCAGAGTAATTTTTTAGTTCACTACAATTATGCCCCTTGTAACGAGCTGACCtaaaatttttttctcataaaaagATGCTGTCCCCGAGGGCAGCAAATTTCACGTCGTATTTCATAAATGATATTCAAGTGACTTGCCATTAATCATGCAGACGAAATGCCCATGCTAAATGTCGCAGTGAAATGCCCATGTGAAACTTGTGGAAGACTGCATGGGCAATGTTGATTCCAATCTTGCGAAGCTCAGGAATGAGGTCAGGGTACTGTTCTACTGCTAGCCACATGCCACATTCTCGAAGCCTCTAACAGACTCGGTGCCACAGCCATTGTGCACAATAATAGGTAACTGAAGGGAACATCATCTCACAGGCAATGCACTGGTATGATCATACAGCTTGCCTCACTTCTAAATTTCAATGGCTAACGAAATCTACATAATGAGATGTGCGAATCTCAAGAAGGAACGAGTTAACCAGTTTATGAAAGAGATCACACAAACTTGAACAAAATGGTTAAAGGGTTAAATCTGGCCCTGTTAAAGGGCACATCTGGTGCTTATTTAGGTGCATAGATTTGAACGAAATTTGTATTGCACACACTCCGAGGGAATTCTGGTCATGTGGACACACACAGTGCCACCACTTTGCTTGACATAAAAACACAAGCAGGAATGTTGGTGTCACTATCTTGTGAAGCTTTTTTTTAAACAATATGTGCAGGGCATCCTTAATGCTACGACTGACTCCGTTCAACTTAGTTGCAGCCATAAATTTTTTTAAAGCAATGCAACTATAAGGCTATTAAAtttttcaccaagaaaaagttGTGCGTACAAGAATAGGTAGAATTCATTGTCATTGAGTGCAGTCTCAGGATGTCGCTAGTAATGCTCCTTTCCCTCAGTGCGTGCCTGCTATAACGTCGCCACTGATGTTATGAGAACCAGCTCTCTAGGCTGCCTGGCCAGGTTTCAGTTTACATACGGGTTTTTGCTTAAGTAAAATATTAATTGATCTATATTGAACTATCTTATGCACAATAGGAGGCGCAGCAAAACCAGAAACAACACCTCTCTgacaataataaaaaattaacCAGAGTTGCCATTTCAGGAATGTTAGAGCGTTACAGTTAAGATTCACCAATGCTCTACAACCTTGTTTTTTTGGCTATTTGCTTGTGTTTGTTTGATGCCGAGTTACGTTCTCACTTTGCAGTGGTTACTCAGCCACTCAAATGGCATGTGTGTGCCATCCTGCTCAACATAATTGCCAGGCGCCACATCGCATGTGAACGGTGTGATCATTTCCTTTCCACCCTCATTTAGTGCTTTACCGTCAAGCCATTTGTGAGGACGCAACTGTATTGGCCTGGTCGTGCTGTAGACACTGCCAACACTGCTGGCTAGAGTCGGAGAACATGCCCATACTTGGCCATTGCCAGTAATCATTCAGATCATAGCAGTAGTGCGCCTGCAAGTTTCACACGATCAGTGCACGCACTTTCCGCTAGAGTTTTACAAGGAACGGTGCTCCCTGCTGATAACAAACTTTTTGGCGAGCAATAGAGACAGCTGTCAACAAGCATACAGCAGTGACCGAACAAGCCCTGCTGACCTGCTCTTTGAACTGCTGCAAGCAGTCGAGGAAGGCCACCATGGCGTGATCGAACTTGGTGTCCCACAGGAACTTGAAGCCACCGGCGAAGTACAGAGGCAGTTCGCGGGCCGGGTCCTCGAGGCACAGCAGGTACGAGTGGTTCCCGAATGGTACCAGCCGGTACCGCAGGAACGTCATCTCCATCTTCTCTGCGAGCGAGTGCAGCAGAAGGACGGTCTGACCCCAGGCCATGTTGATCTCCGACCACTCGACCGGCACGTTGGGCAGCCGGCCGAGCCTGAAGTTGTTGATGGTGCCGAAGTGGCCGTTGTGCCAGATATGGAACGTCGCGTTGAACACGTTCGTCTTGTGCAGCTGGCTGAGCTTGTTCTCCGAGTACTTGAGCTGGCGCTCGACGCTGGCGTGGTCGTCGGAGCACTGCATCAGCTGCCGGTTCAAGTCCGAGTACTCGCGCCAGTAGCGGTCCTCGTCGCTACGCAGCCGCTCCAACAGATCGGCCACCTGCTTGCGATCGCTCTCGACGTTGCTCCGTTCCTTCTCGATTTTCTCGACGGCCGCCAATAGCTCGCGTTCCTCCTGCTCAAGCTTGCGGTACTCGGCGTCCAGCTCCTCCGAGttgacgtcttcttcgtcgccgTTGGTCAGCTGGTCGAGGTACTTCTTGTAGTCTTTGCACTCGTCTTCGGCCAGGTCCAGCTGCCGCTCCATCTGATCCAACAGGTTGTCCGTGCATTCTTCGCAGATGGGGTAATCGACGGCCGACTGGTTCGTCATAAGCTCGAATAGACGCGTCTCGACGTCCAGCCTGTGGCTGATGGTCGTGTCTACGGCAGGTACCGAGCTTTCGCCGACCAGCATGAAGCCATTGCCGCTCTCGACGAAGCGCAGCGGTTCGACCGTGCGACGCGAGACGCCTTCGCCCGGCACACGGTAGTGGACCACGGGAGACGGACCACACAGCTCGATGGGGTCCGACTGGCTCAGCATCGGCTCCGACAACTCAGTCAGGGTCTGCTCGTCGATGGACGAGAAAGACGCGTCGAGTCGAAGCGGCTGACAGCATCGCTGGCAGGTAAAGTTGACTGGAAACGTCCTATCCTTTGTGAGAGTGACCGACAGCCCTGCCATGACTGTCGCTCGGTGCCTCTTTCACAGCTGGATCAATAAGCGTCTTGAGCCTACGGCATTGCGTCAGCGCGGTTCTACCGCCGTGTTCATTTCTGTTCAGCGACAACGCTAGATCAGACTTATCTAGAATTATCAGGCTTTACCTCAGCAAGAGCAAGTGCGTCTCTTGCTCAGAGGGTGCAAATTGGTGCAAAACACCTGCAGCTTGTTTGTTTTGCGTCCACTGATGGCTTCCGAAACTATCGACACACATGCACTTGACTTAGTGACTGAATTGACTTCATTAGTTTATATGTAAGTATGCATATTCTAGGAGGTTATATTACCTCGTAGAACTAGCTAAAGCTACAAAAAATTTAACAAATATATTTAATACTAACAAAGCTTATTAAACGTTTTATTGTTGTTTTTATTGTAATTTTTATATGCTACAGTACGGCTAGTTTGAATCAACTATAAACAGCTGCACGGCTCATCGATTTCTGCTACGGGAGCCACGGGAGCGCAAGAAATTGTGTTACTCGATCACTTGTGAAATTACATAAATAGCAGCAATAAATAATGGTTTCATTGCTGAAATCTAAGCCAGTGATTATACTAAGCTCAATTGGTGCTGGAGCCGGAGCGATAATACTGTTCAAGTAAGTCAGCATCACGAAGATGGACGTGTATCGACAGCAGACGAAGCTCCGCAGCATCTCAATTTCTTGCCATCcccccacacttttttttttctttctttcagggaATATGTCGGTGGGTGCCGTTACGATAACGACAAGAGACTAGACGACAAGGTTGTCGTAATTACTGGTGCCAATACTGGTCTGGGCAGAGCAGCTGCTAAAGAATTCGCCACGAGAGGTAAGAGTAGACGTATGGCAGCATTAACTTTGCACATAAGATTACTGGTAGCCATTGTGCTGATGCATTCGACTTTCTTCCAGGTGCCAGCGTCATCATGGCTTGTCGCGATCTCACCAAATGTCGGCGCGTCAGGAGGGAGATCCTCACACAGACACAGAACAAGCGCGTTGTCTGCGAAGAGCTGGACCTCGCCTCTTTGGAGTCGATACGAAATTTTGCAGCCAGGATTAATGACAGTGAGTTTATTTTGCCAGTTGTCCCGCCACAATTCCATGACCAGTTTCCATTCTTCTTTTAAGCTCCTAGTCTAAGGGCTTCGACTCCTAGCTCGCGAATTTGTTGCGCTGTTTTACTTGAAACGGGAAACGCATGCATAATACAGGTCAAAACACCATTAATGAACCATTAGCTGTAACGATCGATCGGTGCTATATGCCAGAATGTATCAAGGCACTGGTGTCCATGCACGGTTTCGAAGTCTTTCTCCTTAATTGTCTTTATAAAATTTATTCTCTTCCTCAGGTGTGAAGCAGGTAGATATACTCGTTAACAACGCTGGTGTCATGAGGTGTCCAAAGCTGCTAACAAAAGATGGCTTTGAAATGCAGCTTGGTGTCAACCATCTTGGTAAGAGAGTTTCAATTTTCCCATACGCTATTGTTTGCTCATTAATATCCTGGCTTCGAAACTGATAATCACAGCTGAACCTCAATTTAACAAACACGTATATAACGAATTACcagatataacgaagtaagtaTGAATTTTTTGGCCTTGCCAGCATCCTCGTGTAGCGGTTATACTTTTATAATGAATGTTGGATATAACACACCTTTCTTTTGTGTCGGATGCTAGTTCGTTACAACAAGGATCGATTGTTAATGATTTTCAACCTTGTGTGCTGAATCAAGTGCAAGTATACACAACACGAAGGATATTGTAGCTGAAAACTTATGTCTCTAATTGCACAAATGAAAGCATTGAAGGCTGTTCCATGTCGCCTTCCTTTCAGCCTGACAGAAACTATAACAATTAGGCATATTGTAGCATATACTTCTGCACCGTATTCTAGATGCAAACAGCAATTGGCAGATCCATTGAGTGAATGCATAGGAAGAAGGAGCGTCGATTAATGTTGGTGAAGCTTCGAGTATAATTTCGCTACAATATCCATGGATAGCAAAAATTGTATTACAGGAGTGTTCACTTCTGTCTCTACTTACTAAATTTGTTAGCGGTTCATGTTATTTACTTGGAATATCCGGTGGGCCAGAGGGTAGCAGTTTGACACCAACTATGCGTAGTATAGCAATAATTCAGCATATGGCAGTACACTGCAAAATTTAtatgcacacaaaaaaaaaatgctaatcaATCTGGTCAACTTTACTGGCTTATAAGCGT encodes the following:
- the LOC119457725 gene encoding beclin-1, with amino-acid sequence MAGLSVTLTKDRTFPVNFTCQRCCQPLRLDASFSSIDEQTLTELSEPMLSQSDPIELCGPSPVVHYRVPGEGVSRRTVEPLRFVESGNGFMLVGESSVPAVDTTISHRLDVETRLFELMTNQSAVDYPICEECTDNLLDQMERQLDLAEDECKDYKKYLDQLTNGDEEDVNSEELDAEYRKLEQEERELLAAVEKIEKERSNVESDRKQVADLLERLRSDEDRYWREYSDLNRQLMQCSDDHASVERQLKYSENKLSQLHKTNVFNATFHIWHNGHFGTINNFRLGRLPNVPVEWSEINMAWGQTVLLLHSLAEKMEMTFLRYRLVPFGNHSYLLCLEDPARELPLYFAGGFKFLWDTKFDHAMVAFLDCLQQFKEQVSKMDSNFCLPYRIDKGKIEDSSTGQSCSIKIQFNSEEQWTKALKFMLTNLKWGLAWVSAHFAAREAAS